In Zingiber officinale cultivar Zhangliang chromosome 1A, Zo_v1.1, whole genome shotgun sequence, the DNA window CCTTCCCACTATGGGAAGAAGCTCCCTCACCCAATCCACGTCTGCAATGGGAGCTCTGTGGATGCTCTAAACTTGGGAAACATATAAGAAAATGGAAAGAagggaaagagaagaaaaaagggGAGAAATGAAAGGTGGTTCCAATATATTTTTAGAAGATAACATTAGAAGATAAGTGGAGCAGATAAACAATTCATGGAAGATCTGCAATTTTATCCTCGCATCGTTTCTTCTCGCTTGCCCATTTTGGGCAGATCGATTTTGGCGGGAAGCCTGAGATCCTtcttctattattattattattatttttgcttGGCATATCCTCCCAAGTAAAGTAAATGTCATgatacaagctctaaagaaaattGCAATCCAAACAAAGTGTCTTAAATGTTATGATATAGTACACTCCTAACTTATCTACCaaattgaaaagttcaaagaatctAAGTATCACCAACTTCCATTTGCATATTTTTTGGACGtgcttcaacaaaaaaaaaaggcttatttcttaattttgatttgcaAAGCAATCTATGCTTGCAAGTTTACATTTCATCAGTTAACCAACAAGGAAACTAGTTATACTCGTGTAATTGCAATAGATTCAGCATAAAGCAAaacgataaaataaaataagagctATTTAGAAAACATTAAGGGCATATCCATCGATTACCATAATGCAAAACAGTAAACAGAGTGTAGATCTCTTGAGATGATGGAAAACCATAGACAAAAGTCTCAGAAACAGATCAAAttatcatgttcagtagacactAGCATTTTATACCACCCAACTTTGACGATCTAAGGAATCAAGCCACCCAAACCCTAGAAAGTGGATCCATTCCACCCGAAGTTCGAACCCTGCAACATATAACGGGAAAAACCATCAATATCATCCAGTAAAGTAATAAGGTGATATGTACATCAATCAAGAAAGCCCCTAATCTGGCTAGCGATGGGAAGGAAGAAATCATCCACCTTGGTGTcataaaacttgaggaagaagcgGGATTTGGGGACGGACAGCTTGGTCTCGAGGATTTCCGCGATGGCAGCGCTCAGTTTCTTGTTGGTGTCGGGATTGAGGCCGCCGATGGAAACCAGCTCGCCGTACGCCGCAGGCTGCTCGTTGCCACCGAAGGAGATCGGCACCGACCCCTTAAGCACCACCATCACATACTGCCGATAGGAaaacaagaaaaaccaataaaacaaaaaaaagtgAGCATTTCGTCCAAATCTCAGTAAAAAGATAATAGCGCGAAGTGATGAGGGGAAGAAGAGCGGACGGCTTCTGGCTTTCCGATGAGCCTGGCGACAGTCTTGGAGGCCACGGAGAGGATGGCCGAGGTGTCGACGCCGTCGAGGGAGGCGTTGGTAGAGAGATTGAGGCACGGCATTCTTCTCTTCCTCTGCGCTTCCAAGGGTCAACAGTAGCTCGAGGAGAGCAATCTCGGATCAAATCGGATGGTGGCTGAACGGATGAGGGCACGTGACTATAACAGCCGTGGATCCATAATGGGCTCGACCTGGCATGGTTTGCGGCCCAAATAGGTTACGGCTCATTGCTACCAAATTCTATGAGCTTAAACTAACAGACTTGAAGTTTTCAGTTTGAGTTGGGATAAAAATATTTGCAAGATATGTCCCCTTTCTTATTTATATTTGGAAATCCGAGgggaggaaaataaaataatttcatGTAAATAATGGAACTTAAAAAAAGTGaattatatcatattatttaTTGTCCCTTTCATCTTATTTATCTGAATGCAATCGGCAAAGGATAAATAAAGCTATCTTTCTTAGGCAGATGGTAACCTTTCATTTCTTTTCAATTTGACTTAATTTATGACAAAAAATTGGCAATAACACAAGACAATGATTtacttaatttatgatgaaaataaCAAAAGGTGAAATCCATCATTCTAACAATCTCACACGGTCAACACCAATTGTGAGGAgataaatcaaaaaattataatacagaagattttttttcttaactttattGAAATTCGAACTCTTGCCCGGATGAAAACACAACAGAAGAATTGAATGAAGTCAAATACCCATCATTGATCCACTGCTCCAAATTGAACTGAGCCAACGTGAACATACAAAAACGTCATGCATTTACGATATTATCGTATTATTAATGGAAACAAAGGAAATCTATCTGTGGATTTGATCATCGTCGGCACCCTCATCAAACACCCCTGAAGACCCCACGCGGAAATCGAGTTGTTTCTGATGCTTTGAACGCCGGCGTTCATCAAAATCTTTCCATCCTTCAACCTGGTGAATATTTGAGCTTCGACAAAAGTGACAAAAAGAGAACCATataattaatatcaaattcagtgaATCAGTAGTAGCGTTTTCATTGTTCAAtacaattaaaatcaaattgatcTGAAATCTAGATATGGGAATGTCCATGAGAAAAGTTTAACAAAAGTAAAGATAATAATGAACCAGAAATGAACAAATAATCAGTTTACCCTTTTATTGTCCTCTACCTGAACACAAAATGAACACATAAGGAGAATGGTTTATACTTTGACAAAGACTGAATTGAAGGAAATAAAGGTTACAAGTACCTGGCGAAGAGAATCATTGGTAATTTGGGTGCCATGTAGGTCCAGCGTCGACAATTGAGTACACATTTTAAATAATGCTGAAGGGAGGGATTTAAGTCCGTTGTTTCTGAGAATCAGGACCTGCAACATGAGATGAGCATTTTCAGCATATTATATACACAACAGTTATCGTGATCTATGAGAACACAAGAGAAGAGTCTCCAAATGGAAGCTTCTACAACCTAAATCATTGAAAGCGTAATTCTACTTTTAGTTAGAGTccaaaatccaaaatccaaaatCGAAGCAAGCACGGGAATCTGACTGCAAAGAGCTGTTACATATTTTGCATATGTTATGGAAGCTTAGTAATATTTGTTTAAGTACCTTTTATTTATCATGAATAGGATAAACACTAACTTGATCATGCACTAAATTTTATCCACTTACACAATGGACCCACTAAGTTATGCTACCTGAATAAGCTGAGCATTTGGCATATTTGTAAAAATTACACAATCGCTTAGCAGAAGTTTGAAGGATCCTGAGATTCCTTAGTGGGATAATCTCAGCAAATGCATAAGCTATGAAATGTTTTGTAGAATAAGTTAAAAACATACCAACAACACGAAACGAAATGCTACACACCTGTTGAATGACTCAAGGATAGGAGTTAAAGAATGGGCCATGGCAAGTGGCAACACTAATTATTACTAGGAGAGAGGAAACCAAGTGTAAATTTGACAGAATTTCTTCTTCTTATCTGTTTGTTTTCTGGGATATAACAAAGCAATAAATCTGTATTCCCTATTTTGCATAACCCTAATTTCATTCAGCCTTTGTCTCACTATTTTAATTTACACTTGACACTGACAATTTCACATATTTACAAGAAGTCTTACTGATGACAAAGGAGCAAGGTTGACTCTAAATCTTCTAGAAATATATTGACAGTTAATGTGTGTCAGTCAGGTCAGTATCACAACAGACAACGTAAGAGAGTGAGATTTCAAATCTTTAACAGCTTCAATCATAAGGTTAAAAGAGTTTTATATTATTTAAGTTAAAGGTGCCATAATTTCAACTTCCATTTATAGTGTACAGCAACTACAACCACAACCTAGTGGAGAATACTAGCTACAGCAATTCCTTTTCTACaagaatatatattaataaaaaagaTATAGAAAGAAGTTATTAGAAGCACGTTACTTTAATAAGGTATTAAAACAACTAAGCTAAAAATAAAATGTTTTATGCAAAGAGGCTATaatctttcaatatatgaagcCCTGGAATGAGACTAATATTCTTATGATCTTTCTCAGTAAAAAATCAAGATAATAACCTTTAAATCAAGCAAATTCCCAACAGTTTCTGGAAGATCAACTAGCAGATTACATGATAAATCGATCTgcattaaaaataaacaaatcaaTCATGTAATACATGTTGAGCATGACCATAGTATGTGCTATCTTTGCTAACACAAACTGTCTCAAGTCCTAGATATTCAATTTAGTAACTGACAAGAGCACAATTACCTCAGCAAGAGATTTGCAATTTCCTATAATCGAAGGTATTGAACTCAACCTGCCATCATGCAATCAGATGATTAAAAAGTTCTGAGGTAATTCATCTTCCATTAgtaatataatataaaaaattgttTTTGACGACTACATATACGATAGACTTCCATGTAGCACATGCAATCAAACTCGAGTTTTCAATCACATAATACTCTAGGGAGAGTGCATAGTTTAGGTATCATGACATTCAAGATAGTATTCAAATCTGAAACATTTTAGCGGGCCATATACATGGTAAAAGACCAAGGGAGGTGCCAAGATGGAGATTTGACAACCAGTGGAAAGCCCTGATATGATGCATGGACACTTGGCAAGCAGTAATTGgctcttaaagatcaacaagaaAATCCTGAAATATGATGCATGAAGAGTCCATTTCATATTCTTGCATAGAAAAGGATGGGTCTAAGTTTCATCATGCAGAATCTAATAGCTTAACTGAACAAACATGGATTACAGCTAATGGACAAAAAAAACATTTACAAAAGCAACCAGTAACAAACAAACAATACATGCCAAAATATTGATTACGGCTATATGGTATCTCTTCCTATATGGATTTAGAAGTCAATGTTGCTGGTATCTCTTCCTATATGGATTTAGAAGTCAATGTTGCTGTACTAATATAGCTACCATTTCGAAATCATCActtcaaaaagaaaaagattttGTATCCTATAACTCTCTAAAAGAGGAATAGCAAAGGATGTAACTGAAGAATCATATGCAGAAAAGTTTGTTTTAAGATCAGTTAATCTTCAaggactatttttttttttataattaaagcATTGACATAAATACACTTGACAGACAATACATATAATCTGCTCATCTTTTCAGTGTTTTGAAAAGGGCGAAGTCAGGAAAGATCATGTCTTACAAAGCAAGGAAGAGAATATGTACTTTTTCTAACTAAATAGCTTcactcaattctgcatttttgccAAATAATTCAATCATGAACTGCCTTTTGAGGTATGTGAATAATAGTATTCTCCAAAAGAAAATGTAAGTTTATTTAGATTAATACACAGAGATGGTGATGCAAATTCACCAAGTTGGTTGGACGATTGCTATAGTAATATCAATTACAACTTTTTAAGTAGGTGACATTTGCATCTATATCTGTGTTTTCAAGAAACATGTGATGGGAGTTGGTTATCAAGATATTCCATTCAATAGGTCAGTTAAGGATATATAGAACTTGAGATGctcttgaatttctttaaaaatgctctttgaatttctttaaaaatgcTCTTTTCAGCATGACTGAGTGTTATTTTCACAAACTAATTGTCAACAGCAATTCCATCAGCTAATTAGTTTTTTGTTCagcaaaaaaacttaaatttgaatttgttACAATGTGTACCGAAATTAGCTCTCTCATCAATATGCATAAGATTGTTTATTTTGAAAGTGGTGTCACCAATCGGTTAAAACTTGACAAGTAATAGTTAAATCATATGATGATTCATTAAGTTGAAATTTCATAGGTacggttaaaaaaattaagtttaaagagTACCTATTATTGGCAACTTTCAGTATTTCAAGTTTATTCAATGATCCCAATTCATCTGGTAAGCTTGTGATCTTGTTGTTTGAAAGATGGAGTTGGCAAAGCGAAGTTAAGGTGCCCACCGTAGATGGCAACATAGTTAAACTGCCAAAATATTTAACAATAATATCAGTTGTGTTAATTAACAGAAAAGTAAGCCAACTAGGTTAGAATCATGAATCTTAAATGTTATGTACAGGACAACTTATTGTTGAAAATAACCTACAAATAAAATTGTTCGTAGTCAACACAGTATATATTATACATagtgaaaataaataaaagatccaTTCAAGATTGATTAAGCAAGTGAAAATGAAGCAACAATGACAAAGGAAAGAAACATCTGCAACCGCTCAGGAATTCATAAACCACATCATCATTGAGACAAAGCcaatcaaattagaaaaaaaaaaacattacccAAACATTTTATGCACTCCAAATGCCTATCAAGCATTCTAAAAACAGAATGATGTCAATAATTTGCCATAATAAATGGATGTACCACATGTGAGAATTTACCGTTGAACAGTTTAAACATGTCCGACCTAATCTTTTCACTGACTCAATTAGTCTTCAGGGGAAATGCGAGGAAACATAGGAGAAAATTAAAGACAATTCAGTTGTTGCTAATCCAACTGCTCAGCCAAGAACTCCAAGCAACATTTTGAAGGTTATACACTAGCTCATATAACTAAAAAGAATTTGAGATTTGGATATTACAAACGAGATATAACCTTGCATAGAAAGTTCAATGGAGGAATAAGATCCATGTACCAATCTCAAGTAGTTGAGAATAACAATGctcttattgttgttgttgttgtcaaaAGATAGTGAACAGATATTTGCGCCAAGAATTTACTAAAAGCGAGTAAAGAAAAGGCCTGCAGTCAATTGTGATTTTCCTTTTAAGGCAGAGCACTTTCCAAAGAAAGTCAATGTAAAAGTGTCACCAGGAAGAGAGCTTATGCATATCTAAGTAACTGGTAGGACAAATAGTGTACAACCAAAATGTTACACACTTCCTGTCTGTAAACTGCAAATAAACTAAAATTGAAAGATATACATCAGAAAAAATATGCGTTGTACTTGTGTCTAATATCTCAGGCAATTTATCTAGTGCAAGACAAACTTATCTGAGAATCCAGTAACTTCATTTAATTTTCATAAATATTGTGGAGGCTTTCCCATCTGCTAATTTTATGCTTTAATTTTCAACGCACTTATTCCCCATTCAATAAAAGTATCATGAGGCCCTAATGCATAATTCTGAATGCTAATGATATCATTCATGTTCCAAAAGCATTTGCTTTAATTCATCCGATTTTTCTTAGGTCAGGTTCTCCAAAATAATAAGCTGCAACTCAGTGTTCGTCTTCCAAGAACTCAAAGAATAAGGATAGCATCTCACCACTCTCATTCACGGAAAGAAGCATGCAAAAGGCAAAGAAGACCCTTCACTTGTTCAGGGGACTTCCAAGTTGTAGCTTGCTTCACCATCATCTACAGGGTTAAACAAAATGTTAACATGGAAATGGAACTCCTAAATTTTAGGTTCATGTTGTCCACTTCACAACAGCAAATATTGCAGCAATTGGGTATTTCCATCCAAAATATTCCTTCAAGATTACCCACTCCGTAATTTGTTCCATACGAATTCAGCCTCAAATTGAAAACAGATGGTGCTAGCAAAGGTAACCCATCAAAATACTAAGTTACTAGCACTGAAACATAAGTTGGTTCACTAGTTTGATAACATGTACTATGTCTGATTATCAGATAGTGTCTCAATCTAATCATACATCGTATGAAATGAAGATATGATTGTCAACCTCTTTTTCTAGCTGTAACTATTTAAACTTTTAATATTGTTGCCTATTAAACTTAAGGGCGAAAGTTGAAAGAGCACCACTTTTTTATCGAATCGTCAAAGGAGCACTCCACTTTGATTTTTTATCAAAAGGGCAGCCCACCCCCTATAAAATGACACCAACACCCTTTGACACACTGCATGCTTCTAACACTCGCACTTCCTAGTCCTCTTAAATACCATTTTCCAGCTTTTATTTCACTGTCATTTTGCAACTACCTATGGGATGATGAACTCTAATTAGCTTGCTGATTCATTTGGATCAAAAGTTAGAATACTCATCAACTTAATGAGGACCCAAATTATATAATACCCT includes these proteins:
- the LOC122011876 gene encoding macrophage migration inhibitory factor homolog; the protein is MPCLNLSTNASLDGVDTSAILSVASKTVARLIGKPEAYVMVVLKGSVPISFGGNEQPAAYGELVSIGGLNPDTNKKLSAAIAEILETKLSVPKSRFFLKFYDTKGSNFGWNGSTF